In Hevea brasiliensis isolate MT/VB/25A 57/8 chromosome 13, ASM3005281v1, whole genome shotgun sequence, a single genomic region encodes these proteins:
- the LOC110658889 gene encoding berberine bridge enzyme-like 8 → MSTALTIFFSIFSLPKIFLFQISMATLDPIQETFLLCLSTHSLPYPPISQVTYFPSSPQYASVLQSYIRNLRFTSSATLKPLFIVTPTHVSHIQASIICSKIHGLEMRIRSGGHDYDGLSYISSVPFIILDMFNLRSVSVDVEDESAWVESGATLGEVFYWIAKKSRIHGYPAGVCPTVGVGGHLSGGGYGNMMRKYGLSVDNILDAIIVDANGRVLDREAMGEDLFWAIRGGGGASFGVIVSWKIKLVHVPEIVTVFRVEKTLEQGASDIVYQWQNVADKIHEDLFIRLVLIPVIKKDQETIKAKFNALFLGNAERLVAVMDEQFPELGLSGKDCKEMSWIESVLFWSNYPNGTSVDVLLERHSQSEKYLKRKSDYVQNPISKPDLEGIWKKMIQLKVTLTFNPYGGKMSEIPESDTPFPHRAGNMYKIQYAVNWKDENIETENHKLEMIRQLYDYMTPFVSKSPRCSYLNYRDVDLGINEVGKESYEEASQWGTKYFKGNFDRLVEVKSRVDPGNFFRYEQSIPSLEASWKSRVAG, encoded by the coding sequence ATGTCGACAGCTCTAACTATATTCTTTTCAATTTTCTCTctacccaaaattttcttgtttcAGATTTCAATGGCAACTCTAGATCCCATCCAAGAAACCTTTCTCCTTTGCCTTTCTACCCATTCCTTACCCTACCCACCAATCTCTCAAGTCACCTATTTTCCCAGCAGTCCTCAGTACGCTTCCGTCTTACAATCATAcataagaaacctcagattcacaTCCTCTGCGACCCTAAAGCCTCTGTTCATTGTAACCCCTACCCATGTTTCTCATATTCAAGCTTCGATTATCTGCTCCAAAATTCATGGCTTGGAGATGAGAATTCGTAGTGGAGGCCATGATTATGATGGTCTTTCTTATATATCAAGCGTGCCGTTTATCATTCTTGACATGTTCAATCTGCGATCTGTAAGTGTGGATGTAGAAGATGAAAGTGCTTGGGTGGAATCAGGTGCTACTCTAGGCGAAGTTTTTTATTGGATTGCTAAAAAAAGCAGGATTCATGGATACCCAGCTGGGGTTTGTCCTACGGTTGGTGTTGGAGGCCATTTAAGTGGAGGTGGATATGGAAACATGATGAGGAAGTATGGGTTGTCTGTTGACAATATTTTGGATGCAATCATAGTTGATGCTAATGGGAGAGTGTTGGATAGAGAAGCAATGGGAGAGGATCTCTTCTGGGCTATTAGAGGAGGAGGTGGAGCTAGCTTTGGGGTCATTGTTTCTTGGAAAATTAAGTTAGTTCATGTTCCTGAAATTGTCACTGTTTTTAGAGTTGAAAAAACATTGGAGCAAGGTGCATCAGACATTGTTTATCAATGGCAAAATGTTGCTGACAAGATTCATGAAGATCTCTTTATAAGGTTGGTTTTGATCCCTGTCATTAAAAAGGATCAGGAAACAATCAAAGCTAAATTCAATGCCCTGTTTCTCGGTAATGCAGAGAGACTCGTTGCTGTAATGGATGAACAGTTTCCTGAATTGGGTTTATCAGGCAAGGACTGCAAAGAAATGAGCTGGATTGAATCAGTTTTATTTTGGTCTAATtatccaaatgggacttctgtggatGTTTTGCTTGAGAGACATTCTCAATCAGAGAAGTACTTGAAGAGGAAATCAGATTATGTACAAAATCCCATATCAAAGCCAGATCTTGAAGGAATTTGGAAGAAGATGATCCAACTAAAAGTCACGCTGACATTTAATCCATATGGAGGAAAAATGAGTGAAATTCCAGAGTCTGACACTCCATTTCCACACAGAGCAGGGAACATGTACAAAATCCAATACGCAGTGAATTGGAAAGACGAAAATATTGAAACAGAGAATCACAAATTGGAAATGATAAGGCAGCTTTATGATTACATGACACCATTTGTTTCAAAATCTCCAAGATGTTCATATCTAAATTACAGAGATGTTGATTTGGGTATCAATGAAGTTGGGAAAGAAAGCTATGAAGAAGCAAGTCAATGGGGGACAAAGTACTTCAAAGGCAATTTTGACAGGTTAGTGGAAGTAAAGAGCAGGGTGGATCCAGGTAATTTCTTTAGATATGAACAAAGCATCCCTTCTCTTGAAGCTTCCTGGAAGAGTAGAGTGGCAGGGTAG